The Sphingomonas sp. KR3-1 genome has a window encoding:
- a CDS encoding GIY-YIG nuclease family protein, whose amino-acid sequence MEREGQGGWVYIMADRYRGTMYVGVTANLAARINQHRTGDGSDFCRRYGLDRLVWAEHAPSITDCIAHEKRVKRWRREWKFALIERGNPEWRDLYDQLA is encoded by the coding sequence ATGGAGCGCGAGGGGCAGGGCGGCTGGGTCTACATCATGGCGGATCGCTACCGCGGCACGATGTATGTCGGGGTGACGGCCAACCTGGCGGCGCGGATCAATCAGCATCGTACCGGCGACGGCTCGGATTTCTGCCGTCGATACGGCCTTGATCGCCTTGTCTGGGCCGAACACGCGCCTTCGATCACCGATTGCATCGCGCATGAGAAGCGCGTGAAGCGCTGGCGGCGCGAATGGAAGTTCGCGCTGATCGAGCGCGGCAATCCCGAATGGCGTGATCTGTACGATCAGCTTGCTTGA
- a CDS encoding FAD-dependent oxidoreductase has product MAHDVAIVGAGIAGASLAAELAPHARVLLLEMEDSAGYHATGRSAAFWSESYGGPAIQPLTTASGPMLRPYLDPMGSIHIGRADEAAAIDAFLAEFEGTGVELRTVDPQALIPGLRPEWTRGVLEPSCEYIDVGALHGDMLAAAKRAGAELRTAAGLLAARREGGMWRLETRAGAFEAAVLVDAAGAWADPVAEMAGVRPLGIRPYRRTIMQLKTDPAPARGSPMVAHIGGGFYWKPEGEGRLWLSPHDEIATAPCDAQPEDIDVATAIDRFEQVVDWRVEQLEHKWAGLRTFAPDRLPVYGFDPAAPGFFWCAGQGGFGIQTAPAAAKLAAALLLGVAPDPAVAGIDPAFYAPGRL; this is encoded by the coding sequence ATGGCCCATGACGTAGCGATCGTGGGCGCGGGCATCGCCGGCGCCAGCCTCGCGGCCGAACTCGCGCCGCATGCCCGCGTGCTGCTGCTCGAGATGGAAGACAGCGCCGGCTATCACGCCACCGGCCGCTCCGCCGCCTTCTGGTCCGAAAGCTATGGCGGCCCGGCGATCCAGCCGCTCACCACCGCCTCGGGGCCGATGCTGCGCCCCTATCTCGATCCGATGGGCTCGATCCATATCGGCCGGGCCGACGAGGCGGCGGCGATCGATGCGTTCCTCGCCGAGTTCGAGGGCACCGGCGTCGAGCTGCGCACGGTCGATCCGCAGGCGCTGATCCCGGGCCTGCGCCCCGAATGGACGCGCGGCGTGCTCGAGCCGAGCTGCGAATATATCGATGTCGGCGCGCTGCATGGCGACATGCTCGCCGCGGCGAAGCGGGCGGGGGCGGAGCTGCGCACCGCCGCCGGGCTGCTTGCGGCGCGGCGCGAGGGCGGCATGTGGCGGCTCGAGACCCGCGCCGGCGCGTTCGAAGCGGCGGTGCTGGTCGATGCAGCCGGCGCCTGGGCCGATCCGGTAGCCGAAATGGCCGGCGTCCGCCCGCTCGGCATCCGGCCCTATCGTCGCACGATCATGCAGCTCAAGACCGATCCCGCGCCCGCGCGTGGCAGCCCGATGGTCGCGCATATCGGCGGCGGCTTCTACTGGAAGCCCGAGGGCGAGGGGCGGCTGTGGCTCAGCCCGCACGACGAGATCGCCACCGCTCCGTGCGACGCCCAGCCCGAGGACATCGATGTCGCCACCGCGATCGACCGGTTCGAGCAGGTCGTCGACTGGCGGGTCGAGCAGCTCGAGCACAAATGGGCTGGCCTGCGCACCTTCGCGCCCGATCGCCTGCCGGTCTATGGCTTCGATCCCGCCGCGCCCGGCTTCTTCTGGTGCGCGGGGCAGGGCGGCTTCGGCATCCAGACCGCCCCCGCCGCCGCGAAGCTCGCCGCCGCGCTGCTGCTTGGGGTCGCGCCCGATCCTGCGGTGGCGGGGATCGATCCCGCGTTCTACGCGCCCGGGCGGTTATGA
- the cpaB gene encoding Flp pilus assembly protein CpaB, protein MDARKLILLVGALVVAAITAFMARSLMVGAPAPQAGAVPAMVQPQNTTEVLVAKRELPVGTILDAQALEFRPWPKELVEGAYYVRSESDPAKLVGTVVRFPIPAGQPVTQGALVKPGDRGFLAAALGPGMRAVTVPVSAQSAVAGFVFPGDRVDLILTQSVTGGGDGPALKASETVLRNLRVLATDQKTDKTTDDKGNTIVTTYSNVTVEATPKIAEKIAVAQTIGTLSLSLRSIADNQGELEDAIANGDVNVPADGDPKKEKEMIAQVAKRPQDGATTFATGADVSRFQRSTVPAKTPEPAAAPAAGPAQNYPGAAVPHGPVVTIVRGNTEVAVPLGGKN, encoded by the coding sequence ATGGATGCACGCAAGCTGATCCTGCTCGTCGGTGCGCTCGTCGTAGCGGCCATTACCGCATTCATGGCACGCAGCCTGATGGTCGGCGCACCCGCGCCCCAGGCAGGCGCGGTCCCCGCCATGGTCCAGCCGCAGAACACCACCGAGGTGCTCGTCGCCAAGCGCGAGCTGCCCGTGGGCACGATCCTCGACGCCCAGGCGCTGGAATTCCGCCCCTGGCCCAAGGAGCTCGTCGAGGGCGCCTATTATGTGCGCAGCGAATCGGACCCGGCCAAGCTGGTCGGCACCGTGGTGCGCTTCCCGATTCCCGCCGGCCAGCCGGTGACCCAGGGCGCGCTGGTCAAGCCCGGCGACCGCGGCTTCCTCGCCGCCGCGCTCGGCCCCGGCATGCGCGCGGTCACCGTGCCCGTCTCGGCCCAGAGCGCCGTTGCCGGCTTCGTCTTCCCGGGCGACCGAGTCGACCTGATCCTCACCCAGTCGGTCACCGGCGGCGGCGACGGCCCGGCGCTCAAGGCGTCGGAGACGGTGCTGCGCAACCTGCGCGTGCTCGCCACCGACCAGAAGACCGACAAGACCACCGACGACAAGGGCAACACGATCGTCACCACCTATTCGAACGTGACCGTCGAGGCGACGCCCAAGATCGCCGAGAAGATCGCGGTGGCGCAGACGATCGGCACGCTGTCGCTGTCGCTGCGCTCGATCGCCGACAACCAGGGCGAGCTCGAGGATGCCATCGCCAATGGCGACGTCAACGTGCCCGCCGATGGCGACCCGAAGAAGGAAAAGGAAATGATCGCGCAGGTGGCCAAGCGGCCGCAGGACGGCGCGACCACCTTCGCCACCGGTGCCGACGTGTCGCGCTTCCAGCGCAGCACCGTGCCGGCCAAGACGCCCGAGCCCGCCGCGGCACCTGCCGCCGGTCCCGCGCAGAATTACCCGGGCGCCGCGGTTCCGCACGGCCCGGTCGTTACCATCGTTCGCGGCAATACCGAGGTCGCCGTTCCTCTGGGGGGCAAGAATTAA
- a CDS encoding type II and III secretion system protein family protein, with the protein MTRKLLLKRSLAAIVSTALVGAPATGFAQTAKAKRPTVHTNVGVANLPAGSQRPSGEVLLSIGQGELITLPTSVANVWVSNPAVADVYVNNPRQIHLFGKDFGEATVFATSASGAVVFSTNVRVAQNITSIDRMVKVAMPDADIQVTTVGQIAVLNGTVKSPEDSAQAQRLVSSLLNPGVDVSAANPQLKIAVINRLRTATPLQVQLQVKFAEVSRSYVKNIGVNFTTKDNTGGFLFGLAQGRNPGAFTAAQSATYPTAHVPLPNGGYIDGAYDPATGQFINPRAQGIADITRGSDNATMGLAGKLFGLDVLSAIDIGETIGQVTTLANPNLTALSGETANFLAGGEIPIPVAQGLGTTTVEYKQYGISLAFTPTVLSDGRISLRVRPEVSQLTSAGAVQLNGVTIPALSTRRSETTVELGSGESMVIGGLMQNSHNNSISKTPGLGDVPILGALFRSNGFQRNETELVIVITPYLVKPVNANQIVLPTDGYKAPNDFDRVIMGSLAGNDKSGERPKPSMAPANGQPAVGAFSPAPTNQPAAPVQAAPAAQQPTRKQKKGGSAAPGFGF; encoded by the coding sequence ATGACTCGCAAGCTTCTCCTGAAGCGCTCGCTCGCCGCGATCGTCTCGACCGCCCTGGTCGGCGCGCCCGCGACCGGCTTTGCGCAGACCGCGAAGGCAAAGCGGCCGACGGTGCACACCAATGTCGGCGTCGCCAACCTGCCCGCCGGCAGCCAGCGCCCGAGCGGCGAGGTGCTGCTCTCGATCGGCCAGGGTGAGCTGATCACGCTGCCGACCAGCGTCGCCAATGTCTGGGTCTCGAACCCGGCGGTGGCCGACGTCTATGTCAACAACCCGCGCCAGATCCACCTGTTCGGCAAGGATTTCGGCGAGGCGACGGTGTTCGCCACCAGCGCTTCGGGCGCCGTGGTGTTCTCGACCAACGTCCGCGTCGCGCAGAACATCACCTCGATCGACCGGATGGTGAAGGTCGCGATGCCGGATGCCGACATCCAGGTGACCACCGTCGGCCAGATCGCGGTGCTCAACGGCACGGTGAAGTCGCCCGAGGACAGCGCCCAGGCGCAGCGCCTGGTCTCCAGCCTGCTCAACCCGGGCGTGGACGTGAGCGCGGCCAACCCGCAGCTCAAGATCGCGGTGATCAACCGCCTGCGCACCGCGACGCCGCTCCAGGTGCAGCTCCAGGTGAAGTTCGCCGAAGTGAGCCGCAGCTACGTCAAGAATATCGGCGTCAACTTCACGACCAAGGACAATACGGGCGGCTTCCTGTTCGGCCTGGCCCAGGGCCGCAACCCGGGCGCATTCACCGCGGCGCAGTCGGCCACCTATCCGACTGCCCATGTCCCGCTGCCCAACGGCGGCTATATCGACGGCGCCTATGATCCGGCCACCGGCCAGTTCATCAATCCGCGCGCGCAGGGCATCGCCGACATCACGCGCGGCTCGGACAACGCCACGATGGGCCTGGCCGGCAAGCTGTTCGGCCTGGACGTCCTGTCGGCGATCGACATCGGCGAGACGATCGGCCAGGTGACCACGCTGGCCAATCCGAACCTGACCGCGCTTTCGGGCGAGACGGCGAACTTCCTGGCCGGCGGCGAGATCCCGATCCCGGTTGCCCAGGGCCTGGGCACCACCACCGTCGAGTACAAGCAATATGGCATCAGCCTGGCGTTCACGCCGACGGTGCTGTCGGACGGCCGCATCTCGCTGCGCGTCCGCCCCGAAGTGTCGCAGCTGACCTCGGCCGGCGCGGTGCAGCTCAACGGCGTCACCATCCCCGCGCTCAGCACGCGCCGCAGCGAGACCACGGTCGAGCTCGGCTCGGGCGAGAGCATGGTGATCGGCGGCCTGATGCAGAATTCGCACAACAACTCGATCAGCAAGACGCCGGGTCTGGGCGACGTGCCGATCCTTGGCGCGCTGTTCCGCTCGAACGGCTTCCAGCGCAACGAGACCGAGCTGGTGATCGTGATCACCCCGTATCTGGTGAAGCCGGTCAACGCGAACCAGATCGTCCTGCCGACCGACGGCTACAAGGCGCCGAACGACTTCGATCGCGTGATCATGGGTTCGCTCGCCGGCAACGACAAGAGCGGCGAACGGCCCAAGCCGAGCATGGCGCCGGCCAATGGCCAGCCTGCGGTGGGCGCCTTCTCGCCTGCCCCGACCAACCAGCCCGCGGCGCCCGTCCAGGCGGCGCCCGCGGCCCAGCAACCCACCCGCAAGCAGAAGAAGGGCGGCTCCGCAGCCCCCGGCTTCGGCTTCTGA
- a CDS encoding alpha/beta hydrolase, giving the protein MRENPDIRRAIPAGAKVHYWTAPDGWALRAFAWPAETATPRGSILFQGGRGDIFEKYLELFHHWHEQGWTITSFDWRGQGGSGRLTSRANCGDIDSFDSFITDLRAFYADWEAATPGPHVAIGHSMGGHLVLRGLVEGAIRPDAAVIVAPMLGVKSPFGRFAERAARILGGVGDSTRPAWKGNEKPYTTETRSNLLTHDAARYSDEIFWQQHDPAIVTGPPSWRWVIEAFKSMRELAKNPKLRKMPVPVLALIAKADGLVDAKAALRIVPKLPDARIVSFGKESAHEILREEDRVRNRAIGEIDLFLAARAQRR; this is encoded by the coding sequence ATGCGTGAAAATCCGGATATCCGCCGCGCCATCCCCGCCGGGGCCAAGGTCCACTATTGGACCGCCCCCGATGGCTGGGCCCTGCGCGCCTTCGCCTGGCCCGCCGAGACCGCGACTCCGCGCGGCTCGATCCTGTTCCAGGGCGGGCGGGGCGACATTTTCGAGAAGTATCTCGAGCTCTTCCACCACTGGCACGAGCAGGGCTGGACGATCACCTCGTTCGACTGGCGCGGCCAGGGCGGCTCCGGCCGGCTCACCTCGCGCGCCAATTGCGGTGACATCGACAGCTTCGACAGTTTCATCACTGATCTGCGCGCCTTCTATGCCGATTGGGAGGCCGCGACACCCGGCCCGCACGTCGCCATCGGCCATTCGATGGGCGGCCATCTGGTCCTGCGCGGGCTGGTCGAGGGCGCGATTCGCCCCGATGCCGCGGTGATCGTCGCGCCGATGCTGGGGGTGAAGAGCCCCTTCGGCCGCTTCGCCGAGCGCGCCGCGCGCATCCTGGGCGGCGTCGGCGACAGCACCCGCCCGGCCTGGAAGGGCAATGAGAAGCCCTACACCACCGAGACGCGCTCCAACCTGCTCACCCATGACGCGGCGCGCTATTCGGACGAGATCTTCTGGCAGCAGCACGATCCCGCGATCGTTACCGGCCCGCCGAGCTGGCGCTGGGTGATCGAGGCGTTCAAGTCGATGCGGGAGCTGGCGAAGAACCCGAAGCTCAGGAAGATGCCCGTGCCGGTCCTCGCGCTGATCGCCAAGGCGGACGGGCTCGTCGATGCGAAGGCCGCGCTCAGGATCGTCCCCAAGCTCCCCGATGCCCGCATCGTCAGCTTCGGCAAGGAAAGCGCGCACGAGATCCTGCGCGAGGAAGACAGGGTGCGTAACCGCGCGATCGGCGAGATCGACCTGTTCCTCGCCGCGCGCGCCCAGCGGCGCTGA
- a CDS encoding CpaD family pilus assembly lipoprotein yields MLPRFTPLLVPALLLAGCGTYNGGIESIHQPIVQRSDYVLDLQSSGYGLAAGESQRLAGWMAAMNLRYGDRVAIDDGAAGTVGRDEVAAEAGRYGLIMADRAPITAGQIAPGTIRVVITRMSAGVPGCPDNSRPGEMTFEASTSSNYGCATNSNLAAMVADPADLVRGAPGSPTADTTTTSKSINAYRAASPTGAGGGSLNNSGGSPK; encoded by the coding sequence GTGCTTCCGCGCTTCACTCCCCTGCTCGTTCCGGCGCTGCTGCTCGCAGGCTGCGGGACCTATAATGGTGGCATCGAATCGATCCATCAGCCGATCGTGCAGCGCAGCGACTATGTGCTCGACCTGCAGAGCTCGGGCTATGGCCTGGCGGCGGGCGAAAGCCAGCGCCTCGCCGGCTGGATGGCCGCAATGAACCTGCGCTATGGAGACCGGGTCGCGATCGACGACGGCGCTGCCGGCACCGTCGGCCGGGACGAAGTCGCCGCCGAGGCGGGCCGCTACGGCCTGATCATGGCCGATCGCGCGCCGATCACCGCGGGCCAGATCGCCCCGGGCACGATCCGCGTCGTCATCACCCGGATGAGCGCCGGCGTGCCGGGCTGCCCCGACAATTCGCGCCCGGGCGAGATGACGTTCGAGGCGAGCACCAGCTCCAACTATGGCTGCGCGACCAACAGCAACCTGGCCGCGATGGTCGCCGATCCGGCCGACCTGGTGCGCGGCGCGCCGGGTTCGCCAACCGCGGACACGACGACCACCTCCAAGTCGATCAACGCCTATCGCGCCGCGTCCCCGACGGGCGCCGGCGGCGGCTCGCTCAACAACAGCGGAGGGTCGCCCAAGTGA
- a CDS encoding FadR/GntR family transcriptional regulator translates to MKITGNKLYQRVAASITEAIEGGRWSPGSRLPGERDLAEEYKVSRPTIREAMIALEMKGWIEARHGSGLYVTKRDHGSGERADSLNFDVGAFDLTEARILFEGEAVALAAVSITEEQIAELEELLAEMAADDSNEPSVMDADHRFHLAIANATGNAAIRSVVDYLWDLRVNSPLAANMFARAKRGGITPRVEEHRPILDALKAHDPHGARNAMRRHLRGVVDDLLEATELEAMERARNEIETRRDSVARRLKIGSA, encoded by the coding sequence ATGAAGATTACAGGCAACAAGCTCTATCAGCGCGTCGCGGCCTCGATCACCGAGGCGATCGAAGGGGGGCGTTGGTCGCCCGGCTCCCGGCTTCCCGGCGAGCGCGACCTGGCCGAGGAATACAAGGTCAGCCGGCCGACCATCCGCGAGGCGATGATCGCGCTCGAGATGAAGGGCTGGATCGAGGCGCGGCACGGCTCGGGCCTCTATGTCACCAAGCGCGATCATGGCAGCGGCGAGCGTGCGGATTCGCTCAATTTCGATGTCGGCGCCTTCGACCTGACCGAGGCTCGCATCCTGTTCGAGGGCGAGGCGGTGGCCCTGGCTGCGGTCTCGATCACCGAGGAGCAGATTGCCGAGCTCGAGGAGTTGCTGGCCGAAATGGCCGCCGACGACTCGAACGAGCCGTCGGTGATGGACGCGGACCACCGCTTCCACCTCGCCATCGCCAATGCCACCGGCAATGCCGCGATCCGCAGCGTCGTCGACTATCTCTGGGACCTGCGCGTCAATTCGCCGCTCGCCGCCAACATGTTCGCCCGCGCCAAGCGCGGCGGCATCACCCCGCGGGTCGAGGAGCATCGCCCGATTCTCGATGCGCTCAAGGCGCATGACCCGCACGGTGCGCGCAACGCGATGCGGCGCCATCTGCGCGGTGTGGTCGACGACCTGCTCGAAGCCACCGAATTGGAGGCAATGGAGCGCGCGCGCAACGAGATCGAGACGCGGCGCGACAGCGTGGCGCGGCGGCTGAAGATCGGTTCGGCCTGA
- the manD gene encoding D-mannonate dehydratase ManD — protein MPRITSARVIVTRPGRNFVTLKIETDEGVYGLGDATLNGRELAVASYLTDHVIPCLIGRDAHSIEDIWQYLYKGAYWRRGPVTMSAIAAVDMALWDIKGKLANMPVYQLLGGAAREGCMVYGHANGSDIAETIERAQEYLEQGYKAVRLQSGVPGMATTYGVSGERFYYEPAKGSLPEESQWSTAKYMRFVPELFDKARNALGWDIHLLHDVHHRLTPIEAGRLGKDLEPYRLFWLEDATPAENQAAFRLIRQHTTTPLAVGEIFNSIWDAKQLIEEQLIDYIRATVVHAGGITHLRRIAALADLYQVRTGCHGATDLSPVSMAAALNFGLSIPNFGIQEYMRHSEETDAVFPHAYSLKDGLMHPGDKPGLGVDIDEVLAAKYEYKRAYLPVNRLEDGTMFNW, from the coding sequence TTGCCACGTATCACGTCCGCCCGCGTCATCGTGACGCGCCCCGGCCGCAACTTCGTAACACTGAAGATCGAGACCGACGAGGGCGTCTACGGCCTTGGCGACGCGACGCTGAACGGGCGCGAGCTGGCGGTGGCAAGCTATCTGACCGACCATGTCATCCCCTGCCTGATCGGCCGCGACGCGCACAGCATCGAGGATATCTGGCAATATCTCTACAAGGGCGCCTATTGGCGCCGCGGCCCGGTGACGATGAGCGCGATCGCCGCGGTCGACATGGCGCTGTGGGACATCAAGGGCAAGCTGGCGAACATGCCGGTCTACCAGCTGCTCGGCGGCGCAGCGCGCGAGGGCTGCATGGTCTATGGCCACGCCAATGGCAGCGACATCGCCGAGACGATCGAGCGCGCCCAGGAATATCTCGAGCAAGGCTACAAGGCGGTGCGCCTGCAATCGGGCGTGCCGGGCATGGCGACGACCTATGGCGTGTCGGGTGAGCGCTTCTACTACGAGCCGGCCAAGGGCTCGCTGCCCGAGGAATCGCAGTGGAGCACGGCGAAGTACATGCGCTTCGTGCCCGAGCTGTTCGACAAGGCACGCAATGCGCTCGGCTGGGACATCCACCTGCTCCACGACGTCCACCACCGCCTCACCCCGATCGAGGCAGGGCGGCTGGGCAAGGACCTGGAGCCGTACCGCCTGTTCTGGCTCGAGGACGCCACGCCGGCGGAGAACCAGGCCGCGTTCCGGCTGATCCGCCAGCACACCACCACCCCGCTGGCGGTGGGCGAGATCTTCAACTCGATCTGGGACGCCAAGCAGCTGATCGAGGAGCAGCTGATCGACTATATCCGCGCGACCGTGGTGCATGCCGGCGGCATCACCCATCTGCGCCGGATCGCGGCACTCGCCGACCTCTACCAGGTGCGCACCGGCTGCCACGGCGCGACCGACCTGTCGCCGGTATCGATGGCGGCGGCGCTCAACTTCGGCCTGTCGATCCCCAATTTCGGCATCCAGGAATATATGCGCCACTCCGAGGAGACCGACGCGGTGTTCCCGCACGCCTACAGCCTCAAGGACGGGCTGATGCACCCAGGCGACAAGCCGGGCCTGGGCGTCGACATCGACGAGGTCCTGGCGGCGAAATATGAATATAAGCGCGCCTATCTGCCGGTGAACCGGCTCGAGGACGGGACGATGTTCAACTGGTGA
- a CDS encoding prepilin peptidase: protein MGELFVTLLLVALALLLVSAGIQDARTREIANWKNAAIALLAPLWWWANGLALWPDVAMQAGVAALVFAFFVGAFALGQMGGGDVKMIGALALWLPVQPLIWMLVLMSLIGGGLTLLMVIDRKFRKASGGPVEIPYGVAIAIAALLVLREPIFNQFG, encoded by the coding sequence ATGGGGGAGCTGTTCGTCACTTTGCTGCTCGTTGCGCTCGCGCTGCTGCTCGTCTCGGCGGGCATCCAGGACGCGCGTACCCGTGAGATCGCCAACTGGAAGAATGCCGCCATCGCGCTGCTGGCGCCGCTCTGGTGGTGGGCGAACGGACTGGCGCTGTGGCCGGACGTGGCGATGCAGGCCGGCGTGGCCGCGCTCGTCTTCGCCTTCTTCGTCGGCGCGTTCGCACTGGGGCAGATGGGCGGCGGCGACGTCAAGATGATCGGCGCGCTGGCGCTGTGGCTGCCGGTGCAGCCGCTGATCTGGATGCTGGTGCTGATGTCGCTGATCGGCGGCGGGCTGACGCTTCTCATGGTGATCGACAGGAAGTTTCGGAAGGCCAGCGGGGGTCCTGTGGAAATCCCTTATGGCGTGGCGATCGCAATCGCCGCGCTACTGGTTCTTCGCGAACCGATTTTTAACCAGTTTGGGTAG
- a CDS encoding DUF1508 domain-containing protein → MAHKFVIEQNKSGEYVAKFKYNSETIFWTEGYASKAAAKNAIESILKNGPGAAVEEG, encoded by the coding sequence ATGGCACACAAGTTCGTGATCGAGCAGAACAAGTCCGGCGAATATGTCGCCAAGTTCAAGTACAACAGCGAAACGATCTTCTGGACCGAGGGCTATGCGAGCAAGGCGGCCGCGAAGAACGCGATCGAATCGATCCTCAAGAACGGCCCCGGCGCCGCGGTCGAGGAGGGCTGA